The sequence GAGACCACGTCGGCGCCCGCGCCTTCGGAGGCCATGAGCTTGAGCACGGCCTGATTGGAATTGGCCTTCATGGCATAGGCCATGAGCGTCGGAATGCCCTCAAAGGCGGCCTTCACCACCCGGACGTGGCGCCGCAGCGTGGCGCTCGAATAAACGTAGAAAGGCGTTCCTACCTTGACAGCGAGATCGTTGAGATTGACGTCCTCGGCATAGAGGGTGTCGTCGCGGTGGTTGAAGTGGTGGACCATGCTTGCCCCGATCGTTGTGCAAACACCAGGTCACCCCGGCGCAGGCCGGGGTCCAGGTCCGCATTCATCCCCACACATCCGACGTGCGGGTCGTTCCGGACATGGATTCCGGCCTTCGCCGGAATGACATCGAGTGTCAAATGTTTCGCGGCAATCCCTAGTTCACCGCCACCGAAAACGAAAGCAAGACTTAGCGATCCGGCTCATAAGCGGTTTCGATGCGATCGGCGACCATCGACTGCAGCTGCCAGAGATGGGGGTCGTGGATGCCGATTTCCTCGAGGTGCTGCACCGTAGCAAAGAGATACTCGGCCATCGAGCCGCGCGTGCCAACCGCGGTGGCCAGGACATCGGCAATGGCATCGACGGAGAGGCCCGAGACATAGCGGCCCGAGTTGCGGTCGATGCAGAAGGTGATGGCCCGGATGGTGCGATCGCCGCTGCGGACATTGACCCAGCGCGGCGGAAAGGGCGAGGGCAGCCAGCCCATCTCGCGTTCGAGCAGCTTGGTCATGCAATCGTCGATCTGCCCCGGAGGCAGGCGGTAGAGTACGCCCTTGCAGGCGCCACCGCGATCCAGCGCCAGCATCAGGCCGGGCGTCTTGTCCGAGCCGCGGAAGCGGTTGTTCCAGCCCAGACAAAAGGCGCGGTGCCAGCCCCGCACCAGCCCGGTGCGCATTTCGACGAAGTCGCAGGCCGGCTTCCAGATCAGCGAGCCATAGGCGAAGATCCAGACCTCGTCATGCTCGGGGCGCGGCCCGAGCAACTCGGCGATGGTGCGCTGGTGGTCGTCCGGCGTTGCCGCGCGCATGCCTGATGGCGGCGGCGGCATGTCCTCGGACGGAGCCTCGGGCGTGAGGTAGCCGACATGGCGCTCGGTGAGCCGCATCTGCCGGGGAAGTTTAGGCA comes from Devosia oryziradicis and encodes:
- a CDS encoding gamma-glutamylcyclotransferase gives rise to the protein MPKLPRQMRLTERHVGYLTPEAPSEDMPPPPSGMRAATPDDHQRTIAELLGPRPEHDEVWIFAYGSLIWKPACDFVEMRTGLVRGWHRAFCLGWNNRFRGSDKTPGLMLALDRGGACKGVLYRLPPGQIDDCMTKLLEREMGWLPSPFPPRWVNVRSGDRTIRAITFCIDRNSGRYVSGLSVDAIADVLATAVGTRGSMAEYLFATVQHLEEIGIHDPHLWQLQSMVADRIETAYEPDR